Proteins from one Microcoleus sp. FACHB-672 genomic window:
- a CDS encoding DUF1611 domain-containing protein, translating to MLKNQDRVAILLHEGIRGSSGKTGLSLLRFSEAAIVAVIDRQCAGESLPELTGIARDVPIVASVEEALAYNANVLLIGIAPSGGALPAEWLAEVRQAVAAGLSVVNGLHSQLAKDEEFRELLREGQWIWDVRKEPTRLAIGGAKARSLLCRRVLTVGTDMSIGKMSTSLELNRVSVRRGLRSKFLATGQAGLMIAGDGIALDAVRVDFAAGAVEQMVMQFGNDHDILHIEGQGSLLHPGSTATLPLLRGSQPTHLVLVHRAGQTHVRNHPQVQIPPLPAVVQLYEAVAGAGGALQPARVAAIALNTHHLDEPAARDAITQVQEEAGLPCTDPVRFGADILLDAVMNQESL from the coding sequence ATGCTAAAAAATCAAGATCGAGTGGCTATTTTATTGCATGAAGGGATTCGTGGATCTTCTGGAAAAACCGGCTTATCCCTTTTGCGTTTTAGTGAAGCGGCGATTGTGGCAGTAATTGATCGGCAATGTGCGGGTGAGTCGCTGCCAGAATTAACCGGCATTGCGCGTGATGTGCCAATAGTTGCTTCGGTTGAGGAAGCGCTCGCATACAATGCCAATGTGTTATTAATCGGCATTGCGCCATCTGGGGGTGCGTTGCCGGCAGAATGGCTGGCGGAAGTTCGGCAGGCTGTAGCAGCAGGGTTGTCGGTGGTGAATGGGTTGCACTCGCAACTCGCAAAAGATGAGGAATTTCGGGAGTTGCTGCGGGAGGGACAGTGGATTTGGGATGTGCGGAAAGAACCGACTCGTTTGGCAATTGGCGGTGCGAAGGCGCGATCACTGCTTTGCCGGCGCGTTTTGACGGTAGGCACGGATATGAGTATCGGCAAAATGTCTACGAGTTTGGAGTTGAACCGGGTATCTGTGCGGCGCGGGTTACGTTCCAAATTTCTGGCAACAGGACAAGCCGGCTTGATGATTGCCGGTGATGGAATTGCGCTGGATGCGGTGCGGGTAGACTTTGCTGCCGGCGCAGTGGAACAGATGGTGATGCAGTTTGGCAACGATCATGACATTTTGCACATTGAGGGACAGGGTTCCCTGCTGCATCCGGGATCGACGGCTACGTTGCCCCTGCTGCGCGGTTCTCAGCCAACTCATTTGGTGCTGGTGCATCGAGCCGGTCAAACTCATGTTCGCAATCATCCCCAGGTGCAGATTCCGCCGCTGCCGGCTGTGGTTCAGCTTTATGAGGCGGTTGCCGGCGCCGGTGGTGCATTGCAGCCGGCGCGTGTGGCTGCAATTGCACTCAACACTCACCATTTAGATGAACCGGCAGCCAGAGATGCAATCACACAAGTGCAGGAAGAAGCCGGTTTGCCTTGCACCGATCCCGTGCGTTTCGGTGCTGATATTTTGTTAGATGCAGTAATGAATCAGGAAAGTTTGTGA
- a CDS encoding YdcF family protein encodes MAILGIATLILWIGYLAGSIYFYGTQTTTESADAAIVLGAAVWDTEPSPVFRERINHAITLYKTNQVKNIIFTGGQGEVTEEAESIVAKDYAIERGVAGGNILTETQSRTTFQNLYYAKQEAEKNQLSQFLIVSDPLHMKRAMRMAQDLDMKANSSPTPTTRYKSLPAQLEFLRRETLFYGLYLIKRLFEMPAQNPHTF; translated from the coding sequence GTGGCAATTCTAGGAATTGCTACGCTTATCCTTTGGATTGGATATTTAGCCGGCAGCATCTATTTTTACGGCACTCAAACAACAACTGAGTCAGCAGATGCAGCCATTGTCTTGGGTGCAGCCGTTTGGGATACAGAACCGTCACCCGTTTTTAGAGAGCGCATCAATCATGCAATTACTCTCTATAAAACGAATCAAGTTAAAAATATTATCTTCACCGGCGGACAAGGGGAAGTCACCGAAGAGGCAGAATCAATTGTGGCAAAAGATTATGCAATTGAGCGGGGAGTTGCGGGGGGAAATATTTTGACTGAAACGCAATCGCGAACAACATTTCAAAATCTTTACTATGCAAAGCAAGAAGCTGAAAAAAATCAGTTAAGTCAATTTTTAATTGTCAGCGATCCGTTGCACATGAAACGAGCGATGCGAATGGCGCAAGATTTAGACATGAAAGCAAATTCATCCCCAACACCAACCACGCGATATAAAAGTTTGCCGGCTCAGTTGGAGTTTTTGAGACGAGAAACATTATTTTACGGCTTATATTTAATCAAACGGTTATTTGAAATGCCGGCTCAAAATCCTCACACCTTTTAA
- a CDS encoding 3-deoxy-7-phosphoheptulonate synthase: protein MPNKILDAHIENAQILISPIEIKAKLPLTVSTGNHVLQYRKEIQDILDGKDKRKFIVVGPCSIHDVDAGYEYAKRLKTLSEKVKDKFLLIMRVYFEKPRTTVGWKGLINDPDMDDSFHIEKGLHLGRQFLIGIAELQLPAATEALDPIVPQYIGDLISWTAIGARTTESQTHREMASGLSMPVGFKNSTDGSIEVALNALQSASKPHHFLGINARGLVSVFKTTGNAYGHIILRGGNGQPNFYPDHVKAVEERLQKADLAVRMVIDCSHGNSNKDYRKQGYVFENVMQQMVDGNTSIVGLMLESNIYEGGQSIPIPSQLDQLKYGVSVTDKCIGWEETEEMILAAYEKLP from the coding sequence ATGCCTAACAAAATCTTGGACGCTCATATTGAAAACGCCCAGATTTTAATTAGTCCGATTGAAATCAAAGCCAAATTACCCTTAACGGTTTCAACCGGCAATCATGTTTTGCAATATCGCAAAGAAATACAAGATATCCTGGATGGGAAGGATAAGCGGAAATTTATCGTTGTTGGACCCTGTTCAATTCATGATGTAGATGCCGGCTATGAATATGCAAAGCGCCTTAAAACACTTTCAGAAAAAGTAAAAGATAAATTTTTACTGATCATGAGGGTTTATTTTGAAAAACCCAGAACAACCGTGGGCTGGAAAGGATTAATTAACGATCCAGACATGGATGATTCTTTTCATATAGAAAAAGGTTTACACCTGGGGCGTCAGTTCCTGATTGGAATTGCCGAATTGCAATTGCCGGCAGCCACAGAAGCCCTCGATCCGATTGTCCCGCAATATATCGGCGACTTGATTTCCTGGACAGCTATTGGCGCACGCACCACAGAATCACAAACGCACCGAGAAATGGCTAGTGGGCTTTCGATGCCGGTGGGTTTCAAAAACAGCACAGATGGTAGCATAGAAGTCGCTTTGAATGCCTTGCAATCAGCGAGCAAACCTCACCATTTCCTAGGCATTAATGCCAGAGGATTAGTGTCGGTTTTCAAAACTACTGGCAATGCCTATGGTCATATTATTCTCCGAGGCGGGAATGGTCAGCCCAACTTTTATCCAGATCATGTAAAAGCAGTAGAAGAAAGATTGCAAAAGGCCGATCTAGCTGTAAGGATGGTCATTGATTGCAGCCACGGCAATTCAAACAAAGATTACAGAAAACAAGGGTACGTTTTTGAGAATGTAATGCAACAAATGGTGGACGGGAACACGTCAATTGTTGGCTTGATGTTGGAATCGAATATCTATGAAGGCGGTCAATCGATTCCGATTCCAAGTCAACTTGATCAACTCAAATACGGGGTTTCTGTCACCGATAAATGTATCGGTTGGGAGGAAACAGAAGAAATGATTTTGGCTGCCTACGAAAAACTGCCATAA
- a CDS encoding HAD family hydrolase encodes MLAAILFDLDGTLANTDPIHFLTWQELLRSHDLEIDQAFYKSRISGRLNPVIVQDILPHLTESEGKQVADEKEAHFRRLATELQCLPGLPDVIAWIDERRLQRALVTNAPRANAEFMLEVLELIEIFPQVILAEDGPAGKPDPAPYLLALSRLGVKPEEALAFEDSPSGIRSAVAAGIYTIGIASTHPPQNLFDVGAAMVIPDFTDSQLWSFLRASERAG; translated from the coding sequence ATGCTGGCGGCAATACTTTTTGATCTCGATGGAACTCTGGCAAATACTGACCCGATCCACTTTTTAACTTGGCAAGAATTGCTGAGATCGCATGATTTAGAAATTGATCAGGCGTTTTATAAAAGCCGGATTAGCGGTCGTCTCAATCCGGTGATTGTTCAAGATATTTTGCCACACTTGACGGAATCTGAAGGCAAGCAGGTTGCAGATGAAAAAGAGGCTCACTTCCGCCGGCTGGCGACTGAACTTCAATGTTTGCCCGGACTTCCTGATGTGATCGCTTGGATAGATGAGCGCCGGTTGCAACGGGCGCTTGTGACAAATGCCCCGCGTGCGAATGCTGAGTTTATGCTGGAAGTTTTGGAACTGATCGAGATTTTTCCGCAGGTAATCTTAGCGGAAGATGGGCCGGCAGGAAAGCCCGATCCCGCTCCCTATCTATTGGCGCTGAGCCGTTTGGGTGTAAAGCCAGAAGAAGCGCTTGCCTTTGAAGATTCTCCCTCTGGAATTCGTTCGGCTGTGGCTGCCGGCATTTATACAATTGGCATTGCTTCAACCCATCCTCCGCAAAACCTCTTCGATGTCGGTGCGGCAATGGTGATTCCTGATTTCACAGATTCTCAACTGTGGTCGTTCTTGCGAGCTTCTGAGAGAGCCGGCTGA
- a CDS encoding dipeptide epimerase — MQIHVESFTVHKRFALTISRGTTAQTTNIWVRIEHAGIEGWGEASPFSIGSNRQTTEDILEALQPFVRLAEGLNPLNGQQIEQLFIELKTPSAARAAIDTALHDWLGKKVGLPLWQMWGLNLKAITPVSVTIGINSPEGAKERVRDWFKLTKFKFVKVKLGSPAGIEADRAMLMAVKEEAPPKTQLSVDANGGWSLDDAVKMCSWLADWGVKYVEQPLPAGQEKDLPVLKAKSPLPIFVDESCFTSRDIPKLADRVHGINIKLMKSGGLAEALRMIHTARACGLQVMFGCYSDSSIANTAMAQLSPLADYLDLDSHLNLIDDPFAGAVIEKGCLVPSDLPGLGVRKKLDFLTADTRR; from the coding sequence ATGCAAATACACGTTGAATCCTTTACTGTCCATAAACGGTTTGCCCTCACCATCAGTCGCGGTACTACCGCCCAAACAACGAATATCTGGGTTAGAATCGAACACGCCGGCATTGAAGGATGGGGGGAAGCTTCACCGTTTTCGATTGGAAGTAACCGGCAAACCACTGAGGATATCCTGGAAGCATTGCAGCCATTTGTAAGACTTGCCGAGGGATTGAATCCCCTCAACGGGCAGCAAATCGAACAATTATTCATCGAACTTAAAACACCCTCTGCTGCCCGTGCGGCAATCGATACAGCCTTGCATGATTGGTTAGGTAAAAAAGTGGGATTGCCCCTATGGCAAATGTGGGGACTCAATCTTAAAGCAATTACCCCTGTTTCTGTCACAATTGGAATTAATTCGCCAGAGGGTGCAAAAGAGCGGGTGCGAGATTGGTTCAAATTAACAAAATTCAAGTTTGTTAAGGTAAAATTGGGCAGTCCGGCTGGAATTGAAGCGGATCGGGCGATGCTGATGGCAGTGAAGGAAGAAGCGCCCCCTAAGACTCAATTAAGTGTTGATGCTAATGGGGGATGGAGTTTAGATGATGCGGTGAAAATGTGTTCGTGGCTTGCAGATTGGGGTGTTAAATATGTGGAGCAACCGCTGCCGGCAGGACAGGAAAAAGATTTGCCAGTATTAAAAGCAAAATCGCCTTTGCCTATTTTTGTTGATGAAAGCTGTTTCACAAGTCGAGATATTCCCAAGTTGGCAGACCGGGTGCATGGTATTAATATTAAGTTGATGAAATCCGGAGGTTTAGCTGAAGCGTTGCGGATGATACATACTGCAAGAGCTTGCGGCTTACAAGTAATGTTTGGGTGTTATTCGGATAGTTCGATTGCGAATACTGCGATGGCTCAGTTATCACCTTTGGCAGATTATTTAGATTTAGATAGTCATTTGAATCTGATAGATGATCCTTTCGCCGGCGCGGTGATAGAAAAGGGGTGTTTGGTGCCGAGTGATTTGCCGGGATTGGGGGTAAGGAAAAAATTGGATTTTTTAACCGCAGATACACGCAGATAA
- the ggt gene encoding gamma-glutamyltransferase, with protein sequence MPKKTRGVIAAGHPKTAEAGVEMLRQGGNAFDAAAAAILASFVTESALTSAAGGGFLLAHTQDNQNILFDFFTQTPRRKKPESELSFVPIEVNFGGAVQEFHIGLGSMAVPANLAGVFYVQKKLGRLPFKAVAEPAIHYAQNGIELNNFQAYCLTLLSPIMLASEGSRKIYAPTGTLIQAGEQLLFPDFANTLTYLTEKGAREFYEGEIAHQLVKDCQDQGGHLTLEDLKNYRVIERTPLIINYRGNTLLTNPPPSSGGTLIAFALKLLSNVNLENLEFGSHRHLQILAEVMRLTNDARKDGLDGNLYQQDVAENFLNSSHLSNSVNQLTEISSKWGSTTHLSVVDSEGNAASVTTSNGEGSGYVIPGIGIMVNNMLGEEDLNPQGFHKWPENVRISSMMAPTIVLKDNQPEIVLGSGGSNRIRTAILQVISNIIDFKMPVDRAVDSPRVHWENNVFNLEPGFEGDEIKNLGLTSSLQLVEWEKKNMFFGGVHTVLETSEGDISGAGDQRRGGVIREV encoded by the coding sequence ATGCCTAAAAAAACTCGCGGCGTTATTGCAGCCGGCCACCCGAAAACAGCAGAAGCTGGTGTTGAAATGTTGCGCCAAGGCGGCAATGCTTTTGATGCCGCAGCCGCTGCAATCCTAGCCTCTTTTGTCACTGAATCTGCCTTGACCTCGGCTGCCGGTGGCGGATTTCTTTTAGCACACACGCAAGATAACCAAAATATTTTATTTGATTTTTTCACTCAAACCCCACGTCGAAAAAAACCTGAGTCAGAATTAAGTTTTGTTCCGATTGAAGTTAATTTTGGCGGAGCCGTGCAAGAATTTCATATTGGGCTTGGTTCTATGGCAGTGCCGGCCAATCTTGCTGGGGTGTTTTACGTTCAAAAAAAGTTAGGCAGATTACCTTTTAAAGCCGTTGCAGAGCCGGCAATTCACTACGCACAAAACGGCATAGAACTCAACAATTTTCAAGCTTACTGCTTAACACTTCTCAGCCCTATTATGCTGGCTTCTGAAGGAAGCCGCAAAATATATGCCCCCACCGGCACGCTTATTCAAGCCGGCGAACAATTATTATTCCCAGACTTTGCCAATACATTAACCTACTTAACAGAAAAAGGAGCAAGAGAATTTTACGAAGGTGAAATCGCTCATCAACTTGTTAAAGACTGCCAGGATCAAGGGGGGCATTTAACCTTAGAAGACTTAAAAAATTATCGCGTTATCGAAAGAACCCCGCTGATTATAAATTATCGAGGCAATACTTTACTAACAAATCCTCCGCCGAGTTCTGGAGGCACACTGATTGCCTTTGCCTTAAAACTGCTATCCAATGTTAATCTAGAAAATCTAGAATTTGGCAGCCATCGTCATTTGCAAATATTAGCAGAGGTGATGCGTTTAACGAATGATGCCAGAAAAGATGGTTTAGATGGAAATCTTTATCAACAAGATGTTGCAGAGAATTTTTTAAACTCTTCTCATTTATCGAACTCGGTTAATCAATTAACAGAAATTTCCAGTAAATGGGGCAGTACCACCCATCTTAGTGTCGTTGATAGTGAAGGAAATGCTGCTAGTGTTACAACTTCCAATGGGGAAGGCTCGGGTTATGTAATTCCCGGCATCGGCATTATGGTCAATAATATGCTGGGTGAAGAAGATTTAAATCCCCAGGGATTCCATAAGTGGCCGGAAAATGTGCGAATTTCTTCGATGATGGCTCCCACCATTGTGTTAAAAGATAATCAACCAGAAATTGTCTTAGGTTCTGGTGGATCGAATCGGATCAGAACTGCGATTTTACAAGTCATTTCCAATATTATTGATTTTAAGATGCCGGTTGATAGGGCAGTGGATAGTCCTAGAGTTCACTGGGAAAATAATGTTTTTAATTTGGAACCAGGATTTGAAGGTGATGAAATTAAGAATTTAGGGCTTACTTCTAGTCTTCAGTTAGTTGAGTGGGAGAAAAAAAATATGTTTTTTGGGGGAGTTCATACAGTTTTGGAAACTTCGGAAGGAGATATTTCAGGGGCAGGAGATCAACGAAGAGGCGGTGTGATTCGAGAAGTTTAG
- a CDS encoding type II toxin-antitoxin system VapC family toxin gives MRVLVDTNIVLDYILDREPFAAEASTLLEYIASGEIEGYVAATTLTNIFYIVRRATRSLERAKHAVSDTLTLMEICSVDQSILERAFAFNLNDFEDAVQIACALANNIDAIITRDAQDFVDAPLLVLSAGELLNTRQAP, from the coding sequence ATGCGGGTTTTGGTGGATACGAATATTGTTCTAGACTATATTCTTGATCGCGAACCCTTTGCAGCAGAGGCTTCTACTCTATTAGAGTACATCGCATCAGGTGAAATAGAAGGGTATGTAGCCGCCACAACCTTAACCAATATTTTTTATATTGTCAGACGGGCAACCCGGAGCCTTGAGCGTGCGAAACACGCTGTTTCTGATACGCTAACCTTAATGGAAATCTGCTCGGTTGACCAGAGCATTTTAGAGAGAGCTTTTGCCTTTAATTTAAATGATTTTGAAGATGCAGTTCAGATAGCTTGTGCGCTGGCAAATAATATTGATGCAATTATCACCCGCGACGCTCAAGATTTTGTAGATGCTCCTTTATTAGTTTTATCCGCCGGCGAATTATTAAATACTCGGCAAGCGCCTTAA
- a CDS encoding DMT family transporter yields MSLAEPPARWQVGLVLSAGILAISTAAIFIRLAIAAAGAGGVGFSLVLAASRLALAGLILLPTWRRIQFNRLDRGALRFAGMAGFFLALHFATWITSLSYTSIAASTALVTTNPVWVAILSWLWFKEKPTTQQAAGIAIAFAGGLCIGFGDAGSAHAGSNPLWGDFLALLGSVAISLYLLLGREAQRRGLSIGGYAAVAYTVAALVLLPLPPMFGAGYIGYPKEVYLYLLLMAIFPQLIGHTSFNWAVVWISPTLVTLAILFEPVGSSLLGYLLFGEVPPVPVLGGAAVLLAGVAIAALGARKEC; encoded by the coding sequence ATGAGCCTAGCCGAGCCACCGGCTCGTTGGCAAGTAGGGCTGGTTCTGAGCGCTGGCATTTTGGCCATCTCGACGGCGGCAATATTTATCCGGCTGGCCATTGCAGCAGCCGGCGCGGGAGGCGTGGGATTCAGTCTGGTTTTGGCGGCTTCTCGTCTGGCGCTTGCCGGCCTGATTTTGCTGCCAACGTGGCGACGCATTCAGTTTAACCGGCTAGATCGGGGTGCTTTGCGTTTTGCCGGCATGGCGGGGTTTTTTCTGGCACTGCACTTTGCCACCTGGATTACTTCGCTCTCTTATACCTCAATTGCAGCCTCTACCGCCCTCGTCACAACCAATCCAGTTTGGGTGGCAATTCTTTCATGGCTGTGGTTTAAGGAGAAACCCACCACGCAACAAGCGGCTGGGATTGCCATTGCTTTCGCCGGCGGCTTGTGTATCGGTTTCGGAGATGCAGGTTCGGCTCATGCCGGCAGCAACCCACTATGGGGGGATTTTCTGGCGCTGCTGGGTTCGGTTGCCATTAGCCTGTATTTGCTTTTAGGGCGGGAGGCGCAGCGGCGAGGACTGAGCATCGGGGGATACGCGGCGGTGGCTTACACGGTTGCAGCGCTCGTGCTTTTGCCTCTGCCGCCGATGTTTGGAGCCGGCTACATCGGTTATCCGAAAGAGGTTTATCTCTACCTACTGTTGATGGCCATTTTTCCTCAGTTGATTGGCCACACCAGTTTTAACTGGGCGGTTGTCTGGATTTCACCCACCTTGGTGACGCTGGCAATTTTGTTTGAGCCGGTGGGTTCGAGTCTCCTTGGCTATCTGCTATTTGGGGAAGTGCCGCCAGTGCCGGTTCTGGGAGGTGCGGCGGTTTTGCTTGCCGGTGTCGCGATTGCGGCATTAGGCGCGAGGAAAGAGTGCTGA
- a CDS encoding mechanosensitive ion channel family protein → MKNNRNRHQFWLLPACCTAGIVMALLLGLLSRSPAIAQGKSDPMTAFSATVASPKSELSLISYPQDYSDELLAVKSPERVKKVVPSVSKAPIILDGRELFLLSQAGDYPAEFRAEWINTQLKQVAQSSVPVTVKVEERNQLSTILLNDQYLLTVTERDAIDGMTAKEQADIWAKQIQQALQQAQQERSGDFIQEALIQVAAMIMFALVLHWFVGHIWRHYIVTGLQRVMPVPAGSNPESHKVMDVLLNLTLASARLGLWLATIFNITNLFPLTRQWSYRLTNSLGATFTSPILTLSQNDYSVTDLLILMVLLFGVVFISGIATNLVRSRILGLTGFNRGAQEAVAVIIKYSLIILGSLVVLQIWGLDISSLTILASALGVGIGFGFQDIAKNFGSGLVLIFERPIQVGDFIEVGTYMGTVERIGARSTLIRTLNNVSIIVPNSRFLETEVINWSHHNPVSRLKLPVGVAYGSDMKKVKQALLDATKDHEGVLPFPAPQILFIGFGESYLELELLVWTKEPSKQYILKSDIYFRIEELFREQDIKIPFPQQDLHLHSEDLPLSLSPELKRILSRLLERLGNQQNGTSDGRKKAEHDRIERD, encoded by the coding sequence GTGAAAAACAATCGAAACCGTCATCAATTTTGGCTTTTGCCGGCCTGTTGTACTGCTGGAATTGTCATGGCGCTGCTTTTGGGTTTGTTGAGCCGGTCGCCTGCAATCGCACAAGGGAAAAGCGATCCGATGACTGCCTTCAGTGCCACTGTAGCTTCGCCAAAATCGGAACTTTCTTTAATCAGTTACCCGCAAGATTATTCTGATGAGTTGCTAGCTGTCAAAAGCCCCGAACGAGTCAAAAAAGTAGTTCCCTCAGTTTCCAAAGCTCCAATCATTTTAGATGGTCGAGAACTTTTTTTACTCAGTCAAGCGGGAGATTATCCCGCTGAATTTCGCGCTGAATGGATTAATACTCAACTAAAACAGGTCGCTCAATCTTCCGTGCCGGTGACAGTCAAGGTTGAAGAACGTAACCAATTATCAACGATTTTACTGAATGATCAGTATTTGCTGACTGTCACCGAACGCGATGCAATTGACGGCATGACAGCAAAAGAACAAGCTGATATTTGGGCGAAACAAATTCAGCAAGCACTGCAACAAGCTCAGCAAGAACGCAGCGGCGACTTTATTCAAGAAGCCTTAATTCAAGTCGCTGCGATGATCATGTTTGCGCTGGTGCTTCACTGGTTTGTAGGACATATTTGGCGGCACTATATCGTTACAGGATTGCAAAGAGTGATGCCGGTGCCGGCAGGTTCCAATCCTGAATCTCATAAAGTAATGGATGTGTTGCTCAACCTCACTCTAGCGAGTGCGCGGTTGGGGTTATGGCTAGCCACAATTTTTAATATCACCAATCTATTTCCCTTAACGCGGCAGTGGAGTTACCGGCTCACAAATAGTTTGGGTGCAACGTTTACTTCTCCGATCCTCACCCTCAGCCAAAACGATTACTCGGTGACGGATCTCCTCATTCTGATGGTTCTACTTTTTGGAGTTGTTTTTATTTCTGGAATTGCCACCAATCTGGTAAGGTCTCGAATTTTAGGACTCACCGGCTTTAATCGGGGCGCACAGGAAGCTGTTGCCGTCATTATTAAATATAGCTTAATTATTTTGGGCAGCCTTGTTGTGCTGCAAATTTGGGGGTTAGATATTAGTTCCTTAACCATTCTTGCCAGTGCGCTAGGCGTTGGGATTGGTTTTGGATTTCAAGATATCGCCAAAAACTTTGGCAGCGGTTTAGTATTAATTTTTGAGCGCCCAATTCAAGTGGGAGATTTTATTGAAGTTGGAACATATATGGGCACGGTAGAGCGAATAGGGGCACGCAGCACCCTGATCCGAACGCTCAATAATGTTTCTATCATTGTGCCAAATTCCCGATTTTTAGAAACTGAAGTCATTAACTGGAGTCATCACAATCCAGTTTCCCGGTTGAAGTTGCCAGTTGGTGTGGCCTACGGTTCAGATATGAAAAAAGTTAAACAAGCATTGTTGGATGCCACGAAAGATCATGAGGGTGTCTTGCCCTTTCCTGCACCCCAAATTTTATTTATAGGGTTTGGGGAGAGTTATCTGGAGCTTGAATTACTTGTGTGGACAAAAGAACCTAGCAAACAATATATTCTCAAAAGCGATATCTATTTTCGCATTGAAGAACTCTTTCGGGAGCAAGACATTAAAATTCCTTTCCCACAACAAGATTTACATCTGCATTCTGAAGATTTGCCTTTGAGTTTGTCGCCTGAATTGAAGCGTATTTTATCACGTCTGTTAGAACGCTTAGGAAATCAGCAAAACGGAACATCTGATGGAAGAAAGAAGGCAGAACACGATAGAATTGAGCGGGATTGA
- a CDS encoding serine hydrolase domain-containing protein, translating into MSKRISRRQFLKHSKAGILGLSTFGLVSLGCNSRASGQLKTNVPAEKLIAGLQQQIPQLMQRAGVPGVAVAMVRDGEILWSRGFGVKNTDSGQPVNENTVFAAASLSKPVLAYAAMKLYERGELDLDAPLANYTAKPYISDSRIWKITARLVLCHKTGFPNWSGDEPVWIEFTPGAKFSYSSEGFLYLQSVIERITKQPFNEYVTRNVFAPLGMTNSSYIWKSSYQSSSANGHDRDGVPFPVGKPSQANGAGSLRTTATDYAKFLIAMMEPAVNDPFRLNEVSLNKMLQQNSGISQSLGWGLGWGLERTNDGDFFWHWGDSGIFKSFALGSKRFKTGMVILTNSENGLRICENIVRLAIGGQHPAFSFSMIDY; encoded by the coding sequence ATGTCTAAACGTATTTCTCGCCGACAGTTTCTTAAGCATAGTAAAGCTGGAATTCTCGGTCTTTCGACTTTTGGGTTAGTGAGCTTGGGGTGTAATTCTCGCGCTTCAGGACAGTTAAAAACCAATGTGCCGGCAGAAAAATTGATTGCCGGTCTTCAACAGCAAATCCCTCAACTCATGCAAAGAGCTGGGGTTCCAGGTGTTGCCGTTGCGATGGTTAGGGATGGGGAAATTCTTTGGAGTCGTGGCTTCGGAGTTAAAAATACAGACAGTGGGCAACCTGTCAATGAAAATACCGTATTTGCTGCCGCTTCTTTAAGCAAGCCGGTGTTAGCTTATGCTGCTATGAAACTGTACGAGCGGGGCGAATTAGACCTCGACGCTCCTTTAGCAAATTATACGGCTAAACCTTACATTTCTGATTCCAGAATTTGGAAAATTACAGCGCGGTTAGTGTTGTGTCATAAAACAGGGTTTCCCAACTGGAGTGGGGACGAGCCGGTTTGGATAGAGTTTACTCCCGGTGCAAAATTCAGCTATTCAAGCGAAGGTTTTCTTTATTTGCAAAGTGTTATAGAACGCATAACAAAGCAACCGTTTAATGAATATGTAACCCGCAATGTCTTCGCACCTTTGGGTATGACGAACAGCAGTTATATTTGGAAAAGTTCTTACCAATCTTCAAGCGCCAACGGACATGATAGGGATGGTGTTCCGTTTCCTGTCGGTAAACCCTCTCAAGCAAACGGTGCCGGCAGTTTACGCACAACGGCTACCGACTACGCAAAATTTTTAATCGCCATGATGGAACCGGCAGTGAATGATCCTTTCCGACTCAATGAAGTAAGTTTAAATAAAATGCTGCAACAAAACAGCGGAATTAGTCAATCTTTGGGTTGGGGTCTCGGTTGGGGGTTGGAACGCACCAACGATGGAGATTTTTTCTGGCACTGGGGAGATAGTGGGATCTTCAAAAGCTTTGCGTTAGGTTCCAAAAGATTTAAAACTGGAATGGTTATTTTAACGAATAGTGAAAATGGATTGAGGATTTGTGAAAATATTGTTCGGCTGGCAATAGGAGGACAGCACCCAGCCTTTTCTTTTTCGATGATTGATTACTAA